The Mangrovivirga cuniculi genomic sequence CCCCATCTTGATGCAGCATTTTCACGAGTAGGCCTGGGATTACAATTCCAGTTACTATTATCTTCAAAAGTGATGTCAGCTGCATAGCCGGCGCAAACCCTATATGTATTTGGAGCTACCGCTGGTTCATCCTCAGTCCATACCACAACAGGGATTTGGAGTGGTTCAATACTTCCGAATGGACAGGCAGTATTTTCTGCATCAATGTTTATTATATATCCACAATCTGTGGGAGAGGAGGCATAGGTATGTTCAATGATGGTTCCATTATTAGCTGCAGCGGAATAATCATCAGTTTGCTGATATGTTTCGATAGGGCTACCATCTCCCCAATCCACATAATACATTGTACCCGCGGTGGAATTTAAGTATCGTAGCATTAATCTAACCTCAAAAGGAGCACATCCTGATGAAGAGGTTAAGAAATCAGAACCAGGTTCTACATTACAGGTTTGAGAATATAAATAATTTGGGCTTACTGCAAAAAAAATAAACAGCAAAAGCCCCAAAACTTTGTTTTGGCGATTTTCCATAAGCTGGTGGTAATCGAAAAAATTCTTTCAAGTATTTCTTTCCATTACAAAGGTTCGTAATAATATCCAATAATTCTGTCGAAAGAGATTTCAAACCTTACATTCAAACAGAAATATATATAGTTGAGATTATAAAATTTTTGTTTTTCAAGAACTTTTTGCACTTCCGTTGTATTGGCATTTCAATAAATATTATTTTGCAGTAGAAAACTAAAATCAAATTTTTTATTACCGTGCTAAAAAGACTTCTGACTATTTCGCTGGCCCTAATAATTATTGCAGGTATTTTGTATTTCTTTTTTTGGGAAGGAGAAAAAGTTTCTAAATGGAAAATAATACCTTCTAATGCACTGGCAATAGTTGAGGAACCTGATGTGAGTAGATCAAGAGATTCACTTTATCAAAGAGATGACTTTTTTGCGTTTTTCCTTGGTGATAATCCGGTAATTAAACTTAAAGATTCATTAGTTGAAAATTATGATTACAATCCTGATGTTGAATTAATAAATAAGGGTCTTAGTTATAGTGTCCATCAAACTGGTAAGGGACAATTAGATTATGTTTTCTATATCGATAAATCTATAGCAGGGTTAAATAAGGTTATAAATAATATTCACGGTTCGCTGCTGGAAAAAGATTTTTCTTTACAAAAAGAACCTTATGACGTCGAGGGTAAAGAAATTCAGACATTTTTTAAGTCTAAGGATCTTTCAATTCATTATGTCGAGATCGGGTCCTTTGGCATTTTCTCTGATAATAATTTATTAATAGAAGATGTTATTAGGTGCTATAATGGCAATCAAAAGTCATTTGAAGAAAAGTACAATAGGTCAGCACAAATAAAGGGAGCTGTCAGAGATGAAGGTAATGTTTACCTGAATGGAGATCAATTTCAGGATTTCTTAGAACAAACTGTTGATCTGAAGTTTGCCGATAATTATGCCGGTTATAATTCGCTTTTTGAAGTAGGTGTTATCGATGTTAAAAGTACCAAAGAATCAATTGATCTAAACGGATTTGCAATTAAGTCAGAAGATAAGCAAAGTTACCTGAATCTTTACGCTAGTCAAAAGGGGAGGAAATTCCGATCTCCACAATATATTCCCCTGCAAGCTATTGAAGCAACATTCTTTTCAATTTCTGACAATGTTGTCTGGCAAAATGAATTGCAAAATTATCTACAAGTAATTCAAGGGCAGGAGCTCAGAAAGCAATCGTCTATAAATAATAAATATGGTGTTAATATCGAACAATGGTATAAATCAGTCGGTTCCGAGCTGACCCTGGTTGAATTACCAACCGGTGATTATCAGAGTACGACTCATGCCTTGATCCAGGAACTTTCAGATATTGGAGCAGGCCTCAATATTTTGAATAAGCTGGCAGAATCTTCCATGCAATCTGATTCTGTATATATAGAAGAATATGCAGGTATCGAAATAAGCGAGATTGCGATAAATGGAGTCCCTGAGTCATTATTTGGGCCTTATTTTTCAGGCTTTTCATCATTGTACTATTCGGTAATTGACAATTTTCTGATTGTTACAGAAAGTGTTCCAGTGATGAAAAATATAATAAGAAGCCGGCAGGAAGAGAGCACTTGGGGCAAAAACCTTAAAATAGCATCAAGACTGGAAAAGAACATTGATGATGCTTCAATAGGAAAGCTAATAAATCTGAACAGAGCCTGGGAATTTTTCCCTGCTGTCGCTTCAGAAAAATATAAGACTTTACTAACAGATAATCCTTCTCCTTTAAGGGCTTTTGAATGGATGGCGATTCATTTGAGTGAATTAGATAGGAAATGGTATATCGCTGCGAATCTTGAGAAATCCAAGCGAATAAATATAGCCAGTCGGGAAACTTATGAATCAGTATTCAGGACAGAATTTGATAATCCAATAAGAACTAAGCCTTTTGTAGTTAGAAATCATAATACTTTTGAAAACGAGGTTTTTTTACAGGATACAGCTAATGTGATCCATTTGATTGGTAATTCAGGCCAGATTTTATGGAGTGATTCTTTGAGTGAAGAAATCAACGGAGAAGTTGATCAGGTTGATTTTTATCAGAACAATAAACTTCAATACTTTTTATATACTGATTCAAGAATTCATATAATTGACAGGCTTGGAGATGAAATTGATGGATATCCATTGTTTGCAGAACCATCAACTTCAATCAAAGCATCAAATGTAATAGATTATGATAACTCAAAAAGATATAGGATTACTTATTCCGATTATTCCGGAAATGTATACCTGTATAATAAGGATCGGCAATTATTAAAAGGATGGAATCCGAAATCATTTGAACATCGGCTTATAGAACCGATGAAACATCTTCGGGTCAGAAAGAAAGATCTGATGATTAATATGACTGAAAACGGAATGGTGCACATCACTAACCGCCGTGGTGAATACTATGATAACTTTCCTCTTAACCTGGGTGACCAGGTAAGGAATGACCTTTTTATCAGACAAGGAGCATCTTTTAAACAAACTTTGCTGGCAACAATTTCTGCAGGGGGTAAATTATTTGAATTTAATCTGAATGGTCAAATAACCAGAGAAAAGCAGTTGATAAAGATCGGTCCGAATACTCGGTTTGAAATAATTCCCGATGCCCTGGAAAAGACTTATTTAGTTGCAGCAATAGACGGAACCCGGGTCAGGATTTTATCAAAAGACCTGAATGTATTATTTGAAAAGGATTTTCTTAAAACAGACCAGTTAAGTTTCCAATATTATCAGTTTTCTGCCACCGAACAGATCATCATTATCAACGATGGGGTTCAGCAAATGTCATATTTGTATAATAGACGCGGTGATTTATTAAACGGCAGACCGTTTCAAAGCAGTCATGATATTGCCTTATTGTATTTTGAAAATGAGAAAAGCTACAAAGCCTACTGCGTATATAAAGATGCACTTCAGGTTTATGAGTTTGATGCTTTACCTCCGATTTAAATTAATATTAATAGCCTCTTTGCCTTACTGCTTCGAAGGTTATTACAGCTGCTGATACAGATACGTTAAGGGAGTCAATTTCTCCCTGCATTGGGATTATAATATTTTGGGTGGAATTCTCCAGCCAGGTTTCGGTAAGACCTGTGCTTTCGGTGCCAAAAACTAAAGCTGAGCCCTTTTGATAATCTATTAGGTCATATCTTTTCGATGCTGATAATGCAGCGCAATAAATATTGATACCTTCATTTTTAAAGAATGAAATTGCTTCTTCCGAAGTACAGGAAATGATCTTTGTAGTAAATACACACCCCAGGCTACTTCTAATCACATTCGGATTAAAAAAATCAGTTTTAGGATCACAGATAACTAATGCATCAACTTGGGCAGCATCAACTGTTCTTAACAAGGCTCCGATATTTCCTGGCTTTTCTACAGATTCAGCTACAAGAATCAAAGGGTTTGATATATTCTTCAGATCGTTGAGTTGAAAATATTGCTGTGACGCAATGGTAATAATACCACCAGTTGAACCACGGTAGGCTACTTTATCGAAAACCTCTTTTGAAACGAAGAATATACTATTTTCATCCAGACTGTCTTTTATTGAATTAAATAGCTCTTCATTGATTAGTTCAGGGCAGATGTAAGCTTCTTTTAATTGATATTCGGAATTTAATAGTAGCTCATTTTCTTTTTTACCTTCAACAATAAAAATGCCTTGTTCGCGTCTGGCCTTAGCTTTTGATTGAAGTAAGGTTAAATTTTTAACCCGTGGATTCTTTGTAGAAGTGATCTCCAAAATGGTAATTATTTAATTTGGGTGTAAATTCTAAAATTTTAAGCAATTTTGCATCACAATTTATAGGGGTATTCAATTCCAGTAATACATTGCTTCTTGAATATTAGCAGGTAATTAGTTGAAAAGATTTAATTGACCTGAAAGATTAGCTGATAAATCTCCCAATATTTGGTATTTTAAATAAGTTACATATATCTATGCTTATCAGAAGTATGGATTAAAAAAATATAAATAATGAATTCAAAATTATCTTTTGAAGCGCCCGCAGATGGTAAAATAGCAGATCTTTTGAAGGAGGCTTATCCTCATATGTCTGTTAGCCAGAAAAAAAAGTGGCTTAGCGGCGATATTTATTGCAATGGTAAGCAGGTTAGATCTGCGGGACAAAAGGTTAATAAGGGAGACCTGATCGAATTAGGTCATAAGAAAAAGGTTAAGAGTGAAGTTGATAAGGCAATGAAGTTACCTTTTAAGGTCCATTATCAGGATGATCGAATTATGATCATTCATAAACCTGCTGGTCTATTAACAGCTGCTCAAAAAGCTAAAGAAGGAATGAGTTGTGAGGAAATCATCAATAAAGCCTTTGCTAAAAACAATATTAAAAGAAAGGTAAGTGTAATTCATCGCCTTGACAGGGAGGTAGAAGGACTTGTTTCATTTGCATTCAACAGAAAGGATCGTGAAGCAATCATGGAATACTGGCCATCTGCTGATAAGCGATATCTTGCCCTGGTAGAAGGTCATATAAAAAATGAATCCGGTGAAATAGTTACCGAAGTGACTGAGGGTAGGAGAGGTAAGATGGAAGTTACTAAGAATAAGGATACTGAAGCAAAGACTGCCATTACGAGTTATAGATTATTAAAAAGACTGGATGATCACGATTTGGTAGAACTTTCTTTAGTTACAGGAAGGAAAAATCAGTTAAGACTTCATATGCAGCACCTGGGTACACCAATCGTTGGGGATTATAAATATGGAGCCGATGATACTTACCAAAGGCAGATTCGACTTTTAGCTTATCAGCTTAAGATATGGCATCCTGGAAAAAAAGGATGGGTGTCTGTTAATATCGAACAACCAAAATGGTTTACTCGTTTAAATCCGGAAGATGAAAATTACAAAAAGAACTGGACCAAGTTTATTAAAAGTGGAAAAGCCATATAAACCTATATCGTGTTCATTTTACGATTACCTTGAAGCATACATCATAGAGGGTAGCAGTCATAAGGTGATTTATAAAAATGAAAAAGGGAGTGTAGAAACCATTTATGTTAAACTTTACGATCTAAAGACAACATCAGGAGAAGAATTTCTTTATTTAGATAACGGAACTGCGCTTAGACTTGATAAGTTGATTGGAATTGATGAAATTTTAGTAGATCAATTTCCAAAGACATGTTAGAAATAAGCGTAATTAAAGATGACATCACCACTCTTAATGTAGATGCAATTGTAAATGCTGCCAATAAATCTCTTGCCGGAGGGGGAGGGGTTGATGGAGCAATTCACAGGGCTGCCGGTCCGGAATTAAAAGAAGCGACTAAAAAGTATGATGGATGTGCTACGGGAGATTCAAAAGTGACCAAAGGATTTGATCTGCCTGCCGATTACGTTATTCATGCTGTGGGACCTGTATGGAATGATGGTAACTCTGATGAAGACGAATTACTAGCCAGTGCTTACGAATCAAGTTTAAAAAATGCTGATTCTGAAAAATGTAAAACAATTGCTTTCCCGAATATATCAACCGGAATATATGGATTCCCAAAAGAGAGAGCAGCCAATATTGCTATTAATACAGTTCAAGACTATGAGCCAGAAAATCTGGAGGAGGTTATTTTCTGTTGTTTTGATGATGAAAATTTTGATATCTACAAGAAGATATTAAATGACTAAAAATCAGAAACCACTTTATTATATAGCTTGTCTGGTTCCTTCTCCATTAAAAGGGGAGATAATAGGTTTTATGAAAGAAATAGAGAGACTGGTTGGAGCAAAACACGCCCAAAAGTCTCCTCCTCATATAACCTTATATCCTCCATTCAGAATAGACGAAAATAAAGAAGTTAAAGTAATTCAATGTATTGAAGAAATAGCAAAATCGATTGATTCTTTCGAGGTAGAATTGAATGGGTTTTCAGGGTTTCCTCCCCGAACTTTTTATGTTCAACCAATAGAGAATCCTGAATTAGCTATATTAAGAGAAAAAACTCTAAATGAGGCAGGAAAGGTTATCGGAGTGGATATTAGTAAACTGAGAGCCAGGCCTTTAAACCCACATATTACAATAGCCAATAGAGATCTTGAAAAAGAGGATTATCCCGTCCTGGTTAAGCATTTTTCCACCATTAGTTTTAAAAGGAAATATGAACAAAATTCGATTTCTCTTTTAAAACACAATGGAAAGAACTGGGATGTCCTCGCAACTTTTATTTTTGAACCTCACTTGTAAAAGTGACCTCTGCTCTTCCTTTTAATGAATCAGTAACAGAACAATATTTTTCAACAGCCAGTTTAACCAGCTTAGCGAATTCTTCTTCGGTGCAATCAGGAGATTTTAGTATGAAATGCAGGTTAATAGATTCGTAACTTTTTGGAATACTATCTCTGCGAGTTCCTGTTGATTCAATTTTAAGATCATCAACTGTCTTTCTTCTTTTCTTTACCATCTCAACCAGATCCACGGCAGCACATGCTCCTGCAGCTCCTAAAAGTAATTCCATAGGAGCTAGTGCTTTCTTTTCATCGGCAGGATACATGTCAATAGAAACCTTATTACCAGATTCATTGACGATTTCATATTCCTTGTCATCAAGATAGTGTGTAGTTACTTTTTTAATCATTAGTTCGGTTTTTTTATACTGTAAATGTCAGTTATCCCTCGAATTACCTCTGCAGCACAATGTAATCCAAATAACGCAGGCATATAAGAAATAGTTCCGTAAAAGGACTTTTTATAATTAGAACCATCAGTAAGTTTTAATGAATCTTTCTTCAGTTCATCGTAAGAATAAACCACCCTGACATTTTTATAAATATCATCCTTTTTAAGTCTCTTTTTGATTTGACGAGCAAAGTTGCACTGCCTGGTTTTCCAGATACTTGCTGTTTTTATCTTTGCAGGATCAAGTTTCCCTCCTGCACCCATCGAACTAACGATTTTAGTCTTGGTAAAAATCGCAGCTTTTATCAGATTTATTTTTGGAGTGATAGAGTCAATACAATCAACTATGTAATCGAACTTCTCATTTCTGACGATACTGTTTGTCTCTTCCGGCTCCAGAAATTTATCTATTATTTCCAGTTGGATATCTTTATTGATATCCTTTAGTCTTTTACCTACTATGGAAGCTTTGGGTTCACCTATTGTAGAATCTAAAGCAGAAAGTTGCCGGTTTTTATTTGTCGGATCGAAACGATCTCCATCAGCAATAGTAAGTGAACCAACTCCTGCCCGAACAAGAAATTCCGCAGCGAATGATCCTACACCACCTAAGCCAACTATTAAGATTTTTGAATTTTTAAGTTTGTCAACATTCTCATCACCAATCAATAATTCGGTTCTCTCCAGCCAATTATTATATTCCATTATTCAGATATCAAAAATTTCGGTGCAAAGATATCCGATTTCTTCTTTTAATTGCTCTTCATTTTTACCTAAAATATTAGCTGCCTCCTGGTAGATTGTATTAATCAATTTATTTTCCTGATCATCTGTTTCAAATAAGAAACTGCCTATACCTAATTCCCTGATTACTTTTCTTGCATTGGATTTATCCTCCAGTAGTGCTTTTCCAAATGATAAAATTATATCTCTTTCAAGTAAAGAGGTCAAAGATTTTAATTTCTGGTTTACTCCATGAACAATCCACTGTTGCTTGGCCCGCGTCTTTTTTCTGACTCTCACTAATTCGTTATGTGCTTTTACACAATGTATTATCAGCGGTTTTTTGGTTTGATCACTTAATTCAATATGCCTGATGAAAATTTCTTCCTGAAACTTTCTATCCTGATTAATGGCATAATCCAGTCCTGATTCGCCAATAGCTACAACGTTTTCCGCTCCTGACCATTCTTCAATTTTAGCCCACTGATCTTCTATATTCTGATCTTCAAAATGCCAGGGATGTATGCCAATACTCAAATTGGGGAGGTCTGGCAAAGTTTCGTATTCATGAGCCATAACCTGGTAAATCACCTGGTCTTTAAAATCTTCAGAGGGAAAATCATGGCTATGGATATTAAAAGGTTTGTTCATAAATGAGATAATAAAAACGCATGCTACTTAAATTAAAGTCACATGCGCTTTAAACAAAAACAAAAATCAGATTCTCGTATAATTTATTTATCTTTTTTTCTATAATTCTGGAATTTATAGGAAACACCAAGATTAAAAGCCTGGGCTATTTGCAATCCATCGATTTGATCTTTGTCATACAAAAGGTTTGCTCCCAGAGAAGTCGAAAGCCAGTCATTTACATTCGCAGCAATTGTAATATCAAGTCTCTGGTCAGTTTCATTTAAAGGTTGTTCCATATTCCAATAAGCAGTATAACGCCATTGCAGGTTTACATTTTCAAATACCTCTTTATTGAATTCGGCCATTAACTGAGCCGAGACCCATTCAGTTCTTACTGTCTCTCCGATAGGCACACCATAGTTAGTACCGGCTGTCAGATAAAGTTCATCATCGGTTACTATCGTCCATCGTGGAGCAAAAGGAGAAAGCCTGACAAAGAAATAATCTGTTGGATCATATTCGATACCAAATGAAGTAGTGATATAACCCGGGGCCATAAATTTGGAAATTAATACTGCCGTTTCTTCGCCAGTGTTTGGATCCTCACTAAATTCAAAACCTTTAGCAAATTGAGTGAGTATATTTAAAGCACCATATACACTCCATTTGTCGTTGAAGGAATAGCCATATTTAGTATCGATAAACAGCCTGTCATTAGCTTTTCTGAAGCCAATACCTTCAGTGTCAGTAAACCCATATTGCAATTCTATATTGGTGTCCCAGGTTCTTCTGTCTTTTTTATAATTAGCTTTATAATAAAAGAAAGTTCCTAAACCCAGTGAATTGACACCACCACCGGTCCATCTGGAGTTAAATGAAGCCTGATTGAATAAAAATCCGGTATTCATTTTTACTCGCCAGTTTATTGAATCGTAGTGTGGTTTTAATGAATCGGATTCCTGAGCTAAAGATTTATAGTTTATAAAAATGCTACTTAATAAAATAAACGTAAAAAGCGTTTTAATTCTCATTATTTGAAGATTCAGATTGAAAAATGTGAACATCTCTTTGAGGGTAAGGTATGTTGATTCCTTTTTCGTCGAATTTTCTTTTTGCGGTTTCCATTAGACTCCAGTAAACTCCCCAGTAATCAGCAGTTTTGACCCAAACCCTTGATGCGAAATTAACACTACTGTCACCAAGTTCGTGAAGCTGAATAATTGGTTCAGGATCAGATAAAACTCTGTCATCGCTTTTAAATACTTCAGCAATAGTTTCTTTTACTAAATCAATGTCATCGTCATATCCAACACCAAATAGAAAATCTACTCTTCTTGTTGACTCCGCTGAATAATTTATCATTGAGTTATTTGAAAGATTACCATTTGGTATAATGATTTTTTTATTGTCGGGTGTATTTAACACTGTGTACAGAATAGAAATTTCCATTACAGTCCCTGCATGACCTTGTCCTTCTATGTAATCGCCAACTTTAAAGGGTTTGAATAAAAGGATCAAAACGCCACCGGCAAAGTTTGCAAGGCTTCCCTGTAATGCCAGGCCGATTGCCAAACCGGCAGCACCTAATACAGCAATGAAGGAAGTGGTTTCAACACCTACCATTTCTGCAACGGCGATGAAGAGCATGATCTTTAAAATGGCACCTATAATTCCTGTTAAAAATGGGATAACAGATGGATCAACATCGCGATTGTTAAGTGTCTTTCTTATAAACCTGACAACGGGTTTAATAATTGCTAATCCAACAATTAATACAATAATGGCCAATAACAATTTGGGGCCATATACCATAATGAGTTCTATAGCTTGATCACTATATTTTTCAATATTATCCATGATCGTGTAGTGGTTTTAGTGATATTTGGAATAATTAGTTTAAGAACTATTTTTTCAAAAATTTGTTTTGTTTAATCGCAATAATTATTTAATCGTTCAAATATTTTTACTATTGGAATTTACAAATCACTCTAAAGCGAAATAATGTCATTTATAATAAAAATATTCATAATTTTTAATATAAAAAATAAAAGTCTGGCTAATTGCCAGACTTTTGATATTATGAAAATTAAAATAATTACATATTTCTTCTATACTGACCGCCCACTTCAAAAAGAGCATGAGTGATCTGACCAAGTGTACAGTACTTAGTTACTTCCATTAATTTCTCAAAAAGGTTGTCATTAGCCACTGCAGATTTTTGTAAATCTCTCAATAACTTCTTACCGGTTTCATCATACTTTGTTTTGATAGCCTCGCAAGCATTGATCTGACTTTCTTTTTCATCTTTGGTAGCCCTGATTACCTCTTTAGGTATAATAGTAGGAGAGCCTTTGCTTGATAAATAAGTATTAACACCTACAATAGGGTATTCACCAGTATGCTTTAAGGTTTCGTAGTAAAGGCTTTCTTCCTGGATTTTACCTCGTTGATACATAGTCTCCATTGCACCAAGAACACCGCCTCGTTCTGTGATACGATCAAATTCAGTTAAAACTGCTTCTTCCACAAGGTCAGTTAGTTCCTCGATAATAAATGAACCCTGGATTGGATTTTGATTTTTTGCCAGCCCTAGTTCTTTATTTATTATCAACTGAATAGCGACGGCTCTTCTTACTGACTCTTCTGTAGGAGTAGTAATGGCTTCATCATAAGCGTTAGTATGAAGAGAGTTACAGTTGTCATAGATCGCGTAAAGAGCCTGTAGGGTAGTTCGAATATCATTGAAATCTATTTCCTGAGCGTGAAGAGAACGTCCCGAAGTTTGAATGTGATACTTCAACTTCTGAGCGCGATCATTTGCCCCGTATTTAATTTTCATGGCCTTAGCCCAAATTCTTCTGGCGACCCTACCGATAACGCTATATTCGGGGTCAACACCATTTGAAAAGAAGAATGAGAAATTTGGTGCAAACTTATTGATATCCATTCCTCTGGCCAGGTAGTATTCAACGAATGTGAATCCATTTGCTAAGGTAAATGCAAGCTGGCTTATCGGGTTAGCACCTGCTTCAGCGATATGATATCCTGAAATCGATACAGAATAGAAGTTTTTTACAACGTTATCGATAAAATATTGCTGAACATCTCCCATTAATCTCAGGCTAAACTCTGTACTAAATATACAGGTGTTTTGAGCCTGGTCTTCTTTTAGGATATCTGCCTGGACTGTCCCTCTTACTCTCGAGATCGTTTCAGCTTTTATTTTTTCATATACATCTTTTGGTAACACCTGGTCTCCGGTAACACCGAGTAACATCAGACCCAAACCGTTATTACCCTCCGGAAGCTCACCTTCGTATTGAGGGCGGGGCACACCAAGATCTTTATAGATTTTCTCAATTTTAGCCTCAACCTCGCTTTCCAGTCCATTTTCTTTAATGTATTTTTCACAAGACTGGTCTATTGCAGCATTCATGAAGAAAGCGGTTAATGTTGATGCTGGACCATTAATTGTCATTGATACCGAAGTCATCGGATCAGAAAGATCAAATCCTGAATAGAGTTTTTTAGCATCATCCAAAGAACAAATGCTTACTCCGCTATTACCGATTTTACCATAAATATCAGGTCTGTAATCAGGGTCCTCACCATATAGGGTAACTGAGTCAAATGCCGTACTTAATCGTTTGGCAGGCATATCCTGTGATAGATAGTGGAATCGTTTGTTTGTCCGTTCCGGACCGCCTTCACCTGCAAACATTCTTGTTGGATCTTCGCCTTCCCTTTTGAATGGGAAAACTCCTGCAGTATAGGGAAAGTCACCCGGTACATTTTCTTTTAATTGCCATTTAAGCAAGTCACCCCATGCTTCATATTTAGGAAGAGAAACTTTAGGTATTTTAGAATGTGAAAGAGATTCGGTATAAGTCTTAACTTTTATTTCTTTACCTCTGACCTTGTAAACATATTCATCACTATTATAATTCTCTTTTACCTCCGGCCATTTTTCAATTAATTCTTTATTGCGAGGGTCAAGATCTAGAGATACATTATGATATGTTTCTTCCAGTTGTTTTAGAAGTCTGTCTTTATCTTCAATTTCAGAATTTCTTAATATGTCAATACTGTTTTGAAGACTGTATAATTTTTGAGCTACTTCTTTTTGCCCTTCAGTCCACTCATCATATTGACGACAAGTTTCAGAAATTTCTGATAAGTATCTTACCCTGTTTGGAGGGATAATATGAACTTTTTCAGACGGTACATCATCAATTGAAAGAGATGACTGCAAATGGTCAACACCCGTTTTTTCTATGATGACATCCATAAGCTTCCTGTAAAGCCTGTTAGTCCCGGGATCATTGAATTGAGAAGCAATTGTACCAAAAACAGGAATATCTTCATCCGTTGCATGCCACATACCGTGATTCCGCTGGTATTGTTTTTTAACATCTCTGAGTGCGTCCAGAGCCCCTTTTTTGTCAAATTTATTCAGAGCAATAACATCCGCAAAATCGAGCATATCGATCTTTTCCAGCTGTGTAGCAGCTCCATATTCAGGAGTCATTACATACAGTGACATGTCTGAATGTTCGATAATTTCGGTATCTGACTGACCAATTCCTGAAGTTTCCAGGATTATGAAATCAAATCCAGCTGCTTTAACTACATGGATAGCTTCCTGAACATATTTTGATAAAGCAAGGTTACTTTGTCTCGTCGCCAGAGATCTCATGTAAACCCTGTCATTATTTATCGCATTCATTCTTATTCTGTCACCAAGAAGAGCCCCTCCTGTTTTTCTTTTCGACGGATCGACAGAAATAATGGCGATTTTTTTATCATCAAAATCAATCAAAAACCTTCGTACAAGCTCATCTACAAGAGAAGATTTCCCAGATCCTCCAGTACCAGTTATACCCAGTACCGGAACCTTCTTTTCATCAGACAGATCATGAATTTTGCTGATAATTTCAGCGCTTTCATCAGGGAAGTTTTCTGCAGCAGAGATAATTCTTGCTATGGCTTGTTCATTTTCAGGATTTAATTTTGAAAACTCACCATTTAAATCTTCTCCAACCGGGAAATCTGATTTTTCAACAAGATCATTGATCATGCCCTGTAATCCCATTTGGCGCCCATCATCAGGAGAATAGATTCGGGTTATGCCATAATCGTGCAGCTCCTTAATTTCTTCCGGGAGGATAGTTCCGCCACCACCACCAAAGATCTTAATGTGGCCACAACCTTTTTCATTTAACAGGTCGTACATGTATTTGAAAAACTCAACATGACCTCCCTGGTAGGAAGTAATAGCTATTGCCTGTGCATCTTCCTGAATTGCAGTATTAACAATTTCCTGTACAGATCGATTATGACCTAAATGAATAACCTCACATCCTGTTGACTGG encodes the following:
- a CDS encoding DUF3078 domain-containing protein, whose protein sequence is MRIKTLFTFILLSSIFINYKSLAQESDSLKPHYDSINWRVKMNTGFLFNQASFNSRWTGGGVNSLGLGTFFYYKANYKKDRRTWDTNIELQYGFTDTEGIGFRKANDRLFIDTKYGYSFNDKWSVYGALNILTQFAKGFEFSEDPNTGEETAVLISKFMAPGYITTSFGIEYDPTDYFFVRLSPFAPRWTIVTDDELYLTAGTNYGVPIGETVRTEWVSAQLMAEFNKEVFENVNLQWRYTAYWNMEQPLNETDQRLDITIAANVNDWLSTSLGANLLYDKDQIDGLQIAQAFNLGVSYKFQNYRKKDK
- a CDS encoding mechanosensitive ion channel family protein — translated: MDNIEKYSDQAIELIMVYGPKLLLAIIVLIVGLAIIKPVVRFIRKTLNNRDVDPSVIPFLTGIIGAILKIMLFIAVAEMVGVETTSFIAVLGAAGLAIGLALQGSLANFAGGVLILLFKPFKVGDYIEGQGHAGTVMEISILYTVLNTPDNKKIIIPNGNLSNNSMINYSAESTRRVDFLFGVGYDDDIDLVKETIAEVFKSDDRVLSDPEPIIQLHELGDSSVNFASRVWVKTADYWGVYWSLMETAKRKFDEKGINIPYPQRDVHIFQSESSNNEN
- a CDS encoding methylmalonyl-CoA mutase family protein, giving the protein MSAQVSAPYKPKNHIRIVTAASLFDGHDAAINIMRRIIQSTGCEVIHLGHNRSVQEIVNTAIQEDAQAIAITSYQGGHVEFFKYMYDLLNEKGCGHIKIFGGGGGTILPEEIKELHDYGITRIYSPDDGRQMGLQGMINDLVEKSDFPVGEDLNGEFSKLNPENEQAIARIISAAENFPDESAEIISKIHDLSDEKKVPVLGITGTGGSGKSSLVDELVRRFLIDFDDKKIAIISVDPSKRKTGGALLGDRIRMNAINNDRVYMRSLATRQSNLALSKYVQEAIHVVKAAGFDFIILETSGIGQSDTEIIEHSDMSLYVMTPEYGAATQLEKIDMLDFADVIALNKFDKKGALDALRDVKKQYQRNHGMWHATDEDIPVFGTIASQFNDPGTNRLYRKLMDVIIEKTGVDHLQSSLSIDDVPSEKVHIIPPNRVRYLSEISETCRQYDEWTEGQKEVAQKLYSLQNSIDILRNSEIEDKDRLLKQLEETYHNVSLDLDPRNKELIEKWPEVKENYNSDEYVYKVRGKEIKVKTYTESLSHSKIPKVSLPKYEAWGDLLKWQLKENVPGDFPYTAGVFPFKREGEDPTRMFAGEGGPERTNKRFHYLSQDMPAKRLSTAFDSVTLYGEDPDYRPDIYGKIGNSGVSICSLDDAKKLYSGFDLSDPMTSVSMTINGPASTLTAFFMNAAIDQSCEKYIKENGLESEVEAKIEKIYKDLGVPRPQYEGELPEGNNGLGLMLLGVTGDQVLPKDVYEKIKAETISRVRGTVQADILKEDQAQNTCIFSTEFSLRLMGDVQQYFIDNVVKNFYSVSISGYHIAEAGANPISQLAFTLANGFTFVEYYLARGMDINKFAPNFSFFFSNGVDPEYSVIGRVARRIWAKAMKIKYGANDRAQKLKYHIQTSGRSLHAQEIDFNDIRTTLQALYAIYDNCNSLHTNAYDEAITTPTEESVRRAVAIQLIINKELGLAKNQNPIQGSFIIEELTDLVEEAVLTEFDRITERGGVLGAMETMYQRGKIQEESLYYETLKHTGEYPIVGVNTYLSSKGSPTIIPKEVIRATKDEKESQINACEAIKTKYDETGKKLLRDLQKSAVANDNLFEKLMEVTKYCTLGQITHALFEVGGQYRRNM